One Ostrea edulis chromosome 2, xbOstEdul1.1, whole genome shotgun sequence genomic region harbors:
- the LOC125681391 gene encoding proton channel OtopLc-like, translating into MLRRSGVYIVNEPQHADDTEEEKTTGSNSESETKLNMEEEGGAKTVDDMTGNTDTMPVDTSTPLPGAKPRKQKQKVPSVYRSALVKLVCGIYALIIVVLGVVFAVATSLTSVERVHQYYLEVFLVYLYATSLGILFYFLLCLLSGVKAKNNFYDNNVRVSVRNDGSVNKSPTASPLPVRASPDDKTPLDLDKKESNAEQISLAAISYQSHFELPPPGGVAHVGEGINFYLRLGALAFAFGSVTLDGLHIATYFETITTETCESEIFILVYVMHLLFTFVQTFFIFKNHKLVINKQKPFVRFGMMHLMATNICVLIVTAVMETNEDYRQQNYSANNTTTRETKSCYEEVTLARSASPYLFPCTIIYSIIGAGIIYRLYQYIGVRIKQRWPSHTSFTSSAPTGASAIDCDKANKGLFLGLLVAVFTLIAIATFFVFESRLQDMFTAVKVLFTTEIVLMFITGVGIAWGYIRLSKLKFITSLFLSVDSVLLLVALAGSYIYLCFKLIAVSSSLQGNIAGILSLITTIFSICQITEQTVFILDGLCRCAENDNQMMQKPGRAVVTFLLVCNLALWVVGMFEVKKTRVVRLHEEFYGILAWNIITHLCVPLIIFFRFHSAICLSKIWYNAYQKEKTA; encoded by the exons ATGCTGCGTCGTTCTGGCGTTTACATCGTGAACGAACCACAACACGCAGACGACACAGAGGAGGAGAAGACGACAGGAAGCAACTCAGAGAGTGAAACGAAGCTCAACATGGAGGAGGAAGGGGGCGCTAAGACTGTGGATGACATGACCGGAAACACGGACACTATGCCGGTGGACACGTCTACCCCACTTCCCGGAGCTAAGCCtaggaaacaaaaacaaaaagtgCCATCTGTCTACAG GTCCGCCCTGGTGAAATTAGTGTGTGGTATCTACGCCCTGATTATTGTGGTGCTTGGTGTGGTGTTCGCGGTGGCGACCTCACTGACTTCCGTGGAGAGGGTCCATCAATACTACCTAGAG GTGTTTCTGGTTTACCTGTACGCCACCTCACTCGGaattttattctatttcttaCTCTGCCTCCTCAGCGGTGTCAAGGCCAAAAACAATTTCTATGACAACAACGTTCGCGTTTCAGTCAGAAACGATGGCAGCGTCAACAAGTCTCCCACAGCGTCACCACTTCCGGTTCGCGCGTCACCCGACGACAAAACGCCATTAGATCTCGATAAAAAGGAATCTAACGCCGAGCAGATTTCTCTTGCCGCCATCAGCTATCAAAGTCACTTTGAACTTCCACCTCCAGGCGGGGTCGCGCATGTCGGGGAGGGAATCAATTTTTACCTGCGTCTTGGAGCTTTAG CCTTCGCCTTTGGTAGCGTTACTTTGGATGGACTCCACATCGCTACTTATTTTGAAACCATTACGACAGAAACATGCGAAAGCGAAATCTTCATCCTCGTTTACGTCATGCATTTGTTGTTCACATTCGTTCAGACTTTCTTcattttcaagaaccacaag CTTGTGATAAATAAGCAGAAACCATTCGTCCGGTTCGGAATGATGCATCTAATGGCGACCAATATCTGTGTGCTTATTGTTACGGCGGTGATGGAAACGAATGAAGATTACCGACAGCAGAACTACTCCGCCAATAATACGACGACTAGGG AAACGAAGAGTTGCTATGAGGAAGTCACGCTGGCGAGGTCAGCATCACCTTATTTATTCCCCTGCACCATCATCTACAGCATCATCGGGGCTGGCATCATCTATCGTCTGTATCAGTACATCGGGGTCCGTATTAAGCAGAGGTGGCCTAGCCACACGTCCTTCACAAGTTCGGCTCCCACGGGTGCGTCCGCTATCGACTGCGACAAGGCAAACAAGGGCTTGTTTCTTGGTCTGCTGGTCGCGGTCTTCACGCTTATAGCTATTGCCACATTTTTTGTCTTCGAAAGTCGTCTTCAAGACATGTTCACCGCCGTCAAAGTATTGTTCACCACGGAAATCGTTCTTATGTTCATCACGGGTGTCGGGATAGCCTGGGGGTACATTAGACTGTCTAAGCTGAAGTTCATTACGTCACTCTTCCTCTCTGTGGACTCTGTGCTGCTGCTCGTGGCACTTGCAGGCTCGTACATATACCTGTGCTTTAAGCTTATTGCTGTATCCTCTTCTCTACAAGGAAACATTGCGGGGATACTGTCACTTATCACCACGATATTCTCCATCTGCCAAATCACCGAACAAACGGTGTTTATACTGGATGGTCTCTGCAGATGTGCTGAAAATGACAATCAAATGATGCAGAAGCCCGGAAGAGCAGTAGTTACGTTTCTTCTCGTCTGCAATTTGGCACTCTGGGTTGTGGGCATGTTTGAAGTGAAGAAAACGAGAGTTGTTCGATTACACGAGGAATTTTACGGAATTCTCGCGTGGAACATTATCACTCATCTCTGTGTGCCTCTAATTATATTCTTCCGTTTCCATTCAGCAATTTGTCTGTCAAAAATTTGGTACAATGCATACCAGAAGGAAAAAACTGCATAA